GTTTCAACACCAAAGTTGTTGCATTCGGCCACAATCTTGAACTTTTCCGCGGTCGAGTCAATGGTGGATTTGAGCATTTGGTTGATGAACTCGAAGTTGATGGATTATGCGTTGTTCCGGAAGGCGGTGTTGGGTGGTGTTAAATATACGGCATATGATCATTTTGTGGCGGGTGGTGATACGGTTGAAACGGGTAAAACCGTTTTGAAGTTGTGGAATTCCGGGTTGAGAGGGATGTTGGATTATGGGTTGGAGCATGCAAATGATAACGAATCTTGTGATAAGGCTACTAAACAGTTGATGAAAACTATTGATTCAACCCAATCCCTTCCTCCTACTTCTGTAAGTTTAATTTTCATTTCTTAATCTAGCTTGATCTatattgaaaaggaaaaaaataccACAAAAGCCATGCGCATAGTTGTGTCAAATGGGGCATATACCCAATTCTATACATCATGACAAAATGGGTCACCTTCATTAGTTAACATGTCAAAAATAACATCAATGGTCCAGAAATCAAATGGAGTGACACCTGAGTTTAATTACTCATCAATGCTCTGATTATGATTAAGACAACCGACTATCCTGGTCTGAGTTAGACCTTGCTggtaaaaatgttttttaatcGATACATGATGTCAAAATAAGCATATCAAAATAATGCAAGAATATactaaagaaaatatattatacataaataaaaatgagtAAGATCGTAGAGATCAAATGGTTCTTAAAGGGTGAAACAAAGGCTATTTATGTGGTAATTTTGCCTTTTTAGTCCAGACTACTTGATGTAAGGTTTGGAACCTTTACCATTTAACAAAgtattaattaatgaaattcGGCTGGGTCGTTTGTTCCGTAATTTTATTGAATTGAATGACCAAAAAAACTATACTTCACAGTAAAATGCATATCAAAAGATATCTCTTTAATACTATATTGTTtcaataatagtttttttttttgcaagaatATGCATCTGATATAAGcaaaatgtgtaaaaaaaacAGGTAAGTTTTGTGGCCGTGAAGGTAACAGCAATCTGCCCAGTTTATTTGCTTAGGAGAGTGAGTGATCATCTTAGATGGGAGTACAAGAATTCATCTTGCAAGCTGCCATGGAAGCAACAAACTTTGCCAATATTTTCCGAAACAAGTCCTTTTTATCATACATTACAACAACCGGCCCCTTTGACTGCTGACGAAGAAAAAGATCTCGAATTATCTCATCAAAGATTAATGACACTTTGTGATAGAAGCTTTGAAAACAATGTTCCAATTGTTATTGACGCCGAGGACACTTCCATCCAACCTGCTATCGATTACTTGAACTATTGGGCTTCCGTTAAGTACAACGAGTCCTCAAGACCCATGGTTTATGGTACCATTCAAGCTTACTTGAAGGACTCTGGTGACAGGATGGCTTTGACCAAGAAAGCAGCTGACAAAATGGGTCTGCCTCTCGGGTTTAAGTTGGTACGTGGAGCTTATATGTCGAGTGAAAGGAAGTTGGCCCATTCGCTTGGTGTTGAGTCCCCTATTCATGAGACTTTACTTGACTCACACAATTGTTACAATCGGTGTGCTTCATTTATGCTTGATGAGGTTTCTGATCGCCCTGGTGGACTCATTCTTGCCACTCACAATCTTGACTCGGGtaaggaaaaacaaaattaacctttttagTAGCATGATCATTCTCATTTGGAAAatcacaaaaaagaaaaaaatacttaaaaaaagttCAGATTTTTGTCACATATTGAAATGCCCTTTTGGCCTTTTACCACTcttaattatttgaaaatataCCTTGTTTTGAAGATCAATTCTTATGTGAAAATTAGGAAAGTAATTATAGAGTTTGATCATATTGATTGTAAAATAACAGGAAGCCTAGCTGCGCAAAAGGCACGTCAACATGGTATTACTAAAGAGAGTCAGAAGCTCGAGTTTGCTTCGCTCTATGGAATGGCAGAGGCAATGACATTTGGGTTGAGGAACGCTGGCTTTGGTGTTAGTAAATATCTGCCATTTGGACCAGTTGACG
The Erigeron canadensis isolate Cc75 chromosome 2, C_canadensis_v1, whole genome shotgun sequence DNA segment above includes these coding regions:
- the LOC122589898 gene encoding proline dehydrogenase 2, mitochondrial-like → MAMLNKDISYKLLKSVVSRANSIAPSRCRQAQRAMFNAGTTTNFPPVANKNNVTNATENGGDKIFDFDDTKALFASVSTPKLLHSATILNFSAVESMVDLSIWLMNSKLMDYALFRKAVLGGVKYTAYDHFVAGGDTVETGKTVLKLWNSGLRGMLDYGLEHANDNESCDKATKQLMKTIDSTQSLPPTSVSFVAVKVTAICPVYLLRRVSDHLRWEYKNSSCKLPWKQQTLPIFSETSPFYHTLQQPAPLTADEEKDLELSHQRLMTLCDRSFENNVPIVIDAEDTSIQPAIDYLNYWASVKYNESSRPMVYGTIQAYLKDSGDRMALTKKAADKMGLPLGFKLVRGAYMSSERKLAHSLGVESPIHETLLDSHNCYNRCASFMLDEVSDRPGGLILATHNLDSGSLAAQKARQHGITKESQKLEFASLYGMAEAMTFGLRNAGFGVSKYLPFGPVDEIMPYLLRRAEENKGLLSSSNLDRELMVKELKRRVKTCFG